A genome region from Mycolicibacterium litorale includes the following:
- a CDS encoding LutB/LldF family L-lactate oxidation iron-sulfur protein, which produces MSTFLGTPGTGNLRGDESFPRAARKTLRDTQMRRNVGHATRTIRAKRLNAVSECADWEELRAAGSALKQDVLARLPELLEELERNVTARGGVVHWARDADEANRIVAGLIRAAGADEVVKVKSMATQEIGLNEYLESVGIAATETDLAELIVQLGHDKPSHILVPAIHRNRAEIREIFRREMPGAADVTDEPRVLAMAARAHLRRKFLSAKVAVSGANFGVAETGSLAVVESEGNGRMCLTLPQTLITVMGIEKVVPRFADLEVFMQLLPRSSTAERMNPYTSMWTGVHDGDGPQEFHLVLLDNGRTGVLADEVGRAALHCIRCSACLNVCPVYERTGGHAYGSVYPGPIGAILSPQLTGTDGHDDPNASLPYASSLCGACFDACPVRIDIPSILVHLRAKQVDQERGARGGLPGGQDVAMKAAAWAMASPRRFGLAEKALALGRVAANADHRITMLPWPGSKWTGSRDMPEPPAETFRQWWSRTRG; this is translated from the coding sequence GTGAGCACGTTCCTGGGCACACCCGGCACCGGCAACCTGCGCGGCGACGAGTCGTTTCCCCGCGCTGCCCGTAAGACGTTGCGAGACACCCAGATGCGGCGCAACGTCGGCCACGCGACCCGCACAATCCGCGCCAAACGCCTCAACGCGGTGAGCGAATGCGCCGATTGGGAGGAACTGCGCGCGGCGGGCAGCGCGCTCAAACAGGATGTGCTGGCGCGGCTCCCCGAACTGCTCGAGGAGCTCGAGCGCAACGTGACCGCCCGCGGTGGGGTGGTGCACTGGGCCCGCGACGCGGACGAGGCCAACCGTATCGTCGCCGGATTGATCCGCGCCGCGGGCGCCGACGAGGTGGTCAAGGTCAAATCCATGGCCACCCAGGAGATCGGGCTCAACGAGTACCTCGAGTCCGTCGGCATCGCGGCCACCGAGACGGACCTCGCCGAGTTGATCGTCCAACTCGGACACGACAAGCCGAGCCACATCCTGGTGCCGGCGATCCACCGCAACCGCGCCGAGATCCGGGAGATCTTCCGGCGCGAGATGCCGGGCGCCGCGGACGTGACCGACGAACCGCGCGTCCTCGCCATGGCGGCCCGCGCGCATCTGCGCCGCAAATTCCTGTCGGCGAAGGTCGCGGTCAGCGGTGCGAATTTCGGTGTGGCCGAGACCGGATCGCTCGCGGTGGTCGAATCCGAGGGCAACGGGCGGATGTGCCTGACGCTGCCGCAGACCCTGATCACCGTGATGGGCATCGAGAAGGTCGTGCCGCGCTTCGCCGACCTCGAGGTGTTCATGCAGCTGCTGCCGCGATCCTCGACCGCTGAGCGGATGAACCCCTACACGTCGATGTGGACCGGCGTGCACGACGGCGACGGCCCGCAGGAGTTCCACCTGGTGCTGCTCGACAACGGCCGCACCGGTGTCCTCGCCGACGAGGTGGGCCGCGCTGCGCTGCACTGCATCCGGTGCAGCGCCTGCCTCAACGTGTGTCCCGTCTACGAACGCACCGGCGGACACGCCTACGGCTCGGTCTATCCCGGCCCCATCGGGGCGATCCTGTCCCCGCAGCTCACCGGGACCGACGGCCATGACGACCCCAACGCCTCGCTGCCGTACGCGTCCTCGCTGTGCGGCGCCTGTTTCGACGCGTGCCCGGTCCGCATCGACATCCCGTCGATCCTCGTGCATCTGCGCGCGAAGCAGGTGGATCAGGAAAGAGGGGCGCGCGGCGGGCTGCCCGGCGGGCAGGACGTCGCGATGAAGGCCGCGGCGTGGGCGATGGCCTCACCGCGCCGGTTCGGGCTGGCCGAGAAGGCGCTCGCGCTCGGGCGGGTAGCCGCCAACGCCGACCACCGGATCACGATGCTGCCGTGGCCGGGTTCGAAGTGGACCGGCAGCCGCGACATGCCCGAACCGCCGGCCGAGACGTTCCGGCAGTGGTGGAGCCGAACCCGTGGATGA
- the rhaI gene encoding L-rhamnose isomerase, producing MNPILDNLEIELPSWAFGNSGTRFKVFGTPGTARTVQEKIADAAMVHKMTGLAPRVALHIPWDTVDDYAALSAYAHEHGVELGTINSNTFQDDDYKFGSLTHTDKAVRQKAIDHHLHCIEVMNETGSRDLKVWLADGTNYPGQGDIRGRQDRLAESLAAIYQHIGPQQRMVLEYKFFEPAMYMTDVPDWGTSYAHVSALGERAMVCLDTGHHAPGTNIEFIVAQLLRLGRLGSFDFNSRFYADDDLIVGAADPFQLFRIMFEVVRGGGLDANSGVALMLDQCHNIEAKIPGQIRSVLNVLEMTARALLVDTDALAAAQEASDVLGANAIFMDAFYTDVRPQLAQWRTERGLPADPMTAFAESGYQDTINAARVGGTQSSWGA from the coding sequence ATGAATCCGATATTGGACAACCTCGAGATCGAACTGCCGTCATGGGCGTTCGGCAACTCGGGCACCCGGTTCAAGGTCTTCGGGACCCCGGGCACCGCGCGCACCGTGCAGGAGAAGATCGCCGACGCCGCGATGGTGCACAAGATGACCGGCCTGGCGCCGAGGGTCGCCCTGCACATCCCGTGGGACACCGTCGACGATTACGCCGCGCTGTCGGCGTACGCCCACGAGCACGGGGTGGAGCTGGGCACGATCAACTCCAACACCTTCCAGGACGACGACTACAAGTTCGGCAGCCTGACCCATACCGACAAGGCGGTGCGGCAGAAGGCGATCGACCACCACCTGCACTGCATCGAGGTGATGAACGAGACCGGGTCGCGCGACCTCAAGGTGTGGCTGGCCGACGGCACCAACTATCCCGGCCAGGGCGACATCCGGGGCCGCCAGGACCGGCTGGCCGAATCGCTGGCCGCGATCTACCAGCACATCGGCCCGCAGCAGCGAATGGTGTTGGAGTACAAATTCTTCGAACCGGCGATGTACATGACCGACGTGCCGGACTGGGGAACGTCCTATGCGCACGTGAGCGCGCTGGGGGAGCGGGCCATGGTCTGCCTGGACACCGGCCACCACGCGCCGGGCACCAACATCGAGTTCATCGTGGCGCAGCTGCTGCGGCTGGGCCGGCTCGGTTCGTTCGACTTCAACTCACGGTTCTACGCCGACGACGACCTCATCGTGGGTGCGGCCGACCCGTTCCAATTGTTCCGCATCATGTTCGAGGTGGTGCGGGGCGGCGGGCTCGATGCGAACTCCGGTGTGGCGCTGATGCTCGACCAGTGTCACAACATCGAAGCGAAGATCCCCGGCCAGATCCGGTCGGTGCTCAACGTGCTCGAGATGACCGCGCGGGCCCTGCTCGTCGACACCGATGCGCTGGCCGCGGCGCAGGAGGCCTCCGATGTGTTGGGCGCCAACGCGATCTTCATGGACGCGTTCTACACCGACGTGCGGCCGCAGCTCGCGCAGTGGCGCACGGAGCGGGGACTGCCCGCCGACCCGATGACGGCGTTCGCCGAGTCGGGCTACCAGGACACCATCAACGCCGCCCGCGTCGGCGGCACACAATCGAGTTGGGGAGCATAG
- a CDS encoding LutC/YkgG family protein, translated as MDDAKAVVLSRIRRALAEAPAAPVTVRRDYDRTPLEGRGDAARFAETVGEYRARVHHLETRAVTATVASLMPPGGRVAVPADVPDAWIEGLDVLRDTPALSNADLDGVDAVVTGCAVGIAATGTIVLDAGAAQGRRALTLIPDHHICVVFTGQIVDTVPQAFAVLDPLRPLTFISGPSATSDIELNRVEGVHGPRTLDVLIVDG; from the coding sequence GTGGATGACGCGAAAGCGGTTGTGTTGAGCCGTATCCGCCGTGCGCTCGCCGAGGCGCCGGCCGCCCCGGTGACGGTTCGCCGTGACTACGACCGCACACCGCTGGAGGGCCGCGGCGACGCGGCCCGCTTCGCGGAGACGGTCGGCGAGTACCGGGCGCGGGTGCACCACCTCGAGACCCGAGCGGTGACGGCGACGGTCGCCTCCCTGATGCCGCCCGGTGGTCGCGTCGCGGTCCCCGCCGACGTACCCGACGCCTGGATCGAGGGCCTCGACGTGCTGCGCGACACCCCGGCGCTGTCGAACGCCGACCTCGACGGCGTCGACGCCGTGGTGACCGGATGTGCGGTCGGGATCGCCGCGACGGGAACCATCGTGCTCGACGCGGGCGCCGCGCAGGGCCGGCGGGCGCTGACGCTGATTCCCGACCACCACATCTGCGTGGTGTTCACCGGCCAGATCGTCGACACCGTGCCGCAGGCGTTCGCGGTGCTGGATCCGTTGCGGCCGTTGACGTTCATTTCGGGGCCCAGTGCCACCAGCGACATCGAACTCAACCGCGTCGAGGGTGTGCACGGTCCGCGCACGCTGGATGTGCTGATCGTCGACGGCTGA
- a CDS encoding (Fe-S)-binding protein: MRIALFATCLADAMFPQAAIATVRLLERLGHDVVFPEKQTCCGQMHVNTGYLDEATALVRHHVEVFEAAGCDAAVAPSGSCVGSVRHQHAMVARRAGDERLAARAEAVAARTYELSEFLVDVLDVRDVGAYYPHRVTYHPTCHSLRMLRVGDKPLELLRHVRGLTLLDLPDAESCCGFGGTFALKNADTSTAMLADKMAHVMESGAEICSAGDSSCLMHIGGGLSRIRSGVRTVHLAEILASTDDAVAGAR; encoded by the coding sequence ATGCGCATCGCCTTGTTCGCGACCTGCCTGGCCGACGCCATGTTCCCGCAGGCCGCCATCGCCACCGTGCGCCTGCTCGAACGGCTCGGCCACGACGTGGTCTTTCCCGAGAAGCAGACGTGCTGTGGTCAGATGCACGTCAACACCGGCTATCTCGACGAGGCGACGGCCCTGGTGCGCCACCACGTCGAGGTGTTCGAGGCCGCCGGATGCGATGCGGCCGTCGCACCGTCGGGTTCCTGCGTCGGTTCGGTGCGCCACCAGCACGCGATGGTCGCCCGCAGGGCCGGTGACGAGCGGTTGGCCGCACGCGCCGAGGCCGTCGCGGCGCGTACCTACGAGCTGTCCGAGTTCCTGGTCGACGTGCTGGACGTGCGCGACGTCGGCGCCTACTACCCGCACCGGGTTACCTACCACCCCACCTGCCATTCACTGCGGATGCTGCGGGTGGGCGACAAACCGCTGGAACTGCTGCGCCACGTGCGGGGCCTGACGCTGCTCGACCTGCCCGACGCGGAATCCTGCTGCGGATTCGGCGGTACGTTCGCGCTGAAGAACGCCGACACCTCGACGGCCATGCTGGCCGACAAGATGGCCCACGTGATGGAGTCGGGCGCGGAGATCTGCAGCGCCGGCGATTCATCCTGCCTGATGCACATCGGCGGGGGGCTGAGCCGCATCCGGTCCGGGGTCCGCACCGTGCACCTCGCCGAGATCTTGGCATCCACCGACGACGCGGTCGCGGGTGCGCGGTGA
- a CDS encoding LacI family DNA-binding transcriptional regulator: MREVAAAAAVSVGTVSNVLNSPGKVAPATVARVHAAIAELGFVRNDAARQLKAGRSRSVGLVVLDVGNPFFTDIARAAEHRAAEHNLTLLLGTSDDDPRRERAYLDAFDEQRVFGLLVSPIGDDLDRLAASRQRGTPVVLVDRDGSGTPFDSVAVDDVAGARLAVDHLCAAGRRRIAFVSGPTELRQVRDRLRGAREAVADVTGATLEVVDTPALTVLEGRAAGERLRARPSGKRPDAVFCANDLLAIGVLQALALMGDIRVPDDIALVGYDDIDFARSAVVPLTSVRQPTRAIGTTAVDLLMAAAEEGSGHRAEHIVFQPELVTRDSA, encoded by the coding sequence ATGCGGGAGGTGGCCGCTGCGGCGGCTGTCTCCGTCGGCACGGTGTCCAACGTGCTGAACTCACCCGGCAAGGTCGCCCCCGCCACGGTCGCGCGGGTGCACGCCGCGATCGCGGAGTTGGGGTTCGTCCGCAACGACGCCGCCCGCCAACTCAAGGCCGGCCGGTCACGCAGCGTCGGGCTGGTGGTGCTCGACGTCGGCAACCCCTTCTTCACCGACATCGCCCGCGCCGCCGAACACCGCGCCGCCGAACACAATCTGACTCTGCTGCTCGGCACCTCCGACGACGACCCCCGCCGCGAGCGGGCCTATCTCGACGCATTCGACGAACAACGGGTCTTCGGGCTGCTGGTCTCACCGATCGGCGACGACCTCGACCGGTTGGCGGCCTCGCGGCAGCGCGGCACCCCGGTGGTACTGGTCGACCGCGACGGCAGTGGCACGCCGTTCGATTCGGTGGCCGTCGACGACGTGGCGGGCGCGCGCCTGGCCGTCGACCACCTGTGCGCCGCCGGCCGCAGGCGCATCGCGTTCGTCAGCGGCCCCACCGAACTGCGGCAGGTGCGCGACCGACTGCGGGGCGCCCGGGAGGCGGTCGCCGACGTGACCGGCGCCACGCTGGAGGTCGTCGACACCCCGGCGCTCACCGTGCTCGAAGGCCGCGCCGCCGGTGAGCGATTGCGGGCCCGGCCGTCAGGGAAGCGCCCCGACGCCGTCTTCTGCGCCAACGACCTGCTCGCCATCGGGGTGCTGCAGGCGCTGGCGCTGATGGGTGACATCCGCGTACCCGACGACATCGCGCTGGTCGGCTACGACGACATCGACTTCGCCCGTTCGGCCGTGGTGCCGTTGACATCCGTGCGCCAGCCGACGCGGGCCATCGGGACGACGGCGGTGGACCTGCTGATGGCCGCCGCCGAGGAGGGTTCCGGGCACCGGGCCGAACACATCGTGTTCCAGCCCGAACTGGTGACGCGCGATTCGGCCTGA
- a CDS encoding VOC family protein yields the protein MPVRADAPLGAPTWIDLSTSDMDRAQRFYGAVFGWTFAGAGPDYGGYVIASRDGRPVAGLMPKHPDYDGPDGWITYLHTADIDATLAAATEAGGTACGGVMDIPAKGRMALLTDPAAGFLGLWQPGGHRGFELFGEHGAPAYHQLTTRDYGAALDFYRRVFGWECETVSDTDEFRYATAMFDGDALVGVMDGGQYLGEDAPSDWTVFLGSDDVDKTIELIVDHGGAVVRPAEDTPYGRLAAVADPTGAGFNLTSLPG from the coding sequence GTGCCTGTTCGTGCCGACGCCCCGTTGGGCGCCCCCACCTGGATCGACCTGTCAACCTCCGATATGGACCGCGCACAGCGGTTCTACGGGGCGGTGTTCGGCTGGACATTCGCCGGCGCGGGCCCCGACTACGGCGGCTACGTCATCGCGTCGAGGGACGGCCGTCCGGTCGCCGGGCTGATGCCCAAGCACCCCGACTACGACGGGCCCGACGGCTGGATCACCTACCTGCACACCGCCGACATCGACGCGACCCTGGCCGCGGCCACCGAGGCGGGCGGTACCGCCTGCGGCGGCGTCATGGACATCCCGGCCAAGGGGCGCATGGCGCTGCTCACCGACCCGGCCGCCGGTTTCCTCGGCCTGTGGCAGCCCGGCGGCCACCGCGGCTTCGAACTGTTCGGCGAACACGGCGCACCGGCCTACCACCAGCTCACCACCCGCGACTACGGCGCGGCGCTCGACTTCTACCGGCGGGTGTTCGGGTGGGAGTGCGAGACGGTCTCCGACACCGACGAATTCCGTTATGCCACCGCCATGTTCGACGGTGACGCGCTGGTCGGGGTGATGGACGGCGGGCAGTACCTCGGCGAGGACGCGCCGTCGGACTGGACCGTGTTCCTCGGCAGCGACGACGTCGACAAGACGATCGAACTGATCGTCGACCACGGCGGGGCCGTGGTGCGCCCGGCCGAGGACACCCCGTACGGGCGGCTGGCGGCGGTGGCCGACCCGACGGGTGCGGGTTTCAACCTCACGTCGCTGCCGGGCTGA
- a CDS encoding 3-keto-5-aminohexanoate cleavage protein, producing the protein MPTPPVYVQACLNGARTPDAHPGLPVTPEQLAAAAVAAHRAGAQSVHLHPKGADGADSLDPEVVGAAVAAVRHAVPGLPLGVTTGFWALPDAQRRHRAVDSWSVLPDFASLNWHEPGSPELAELLLSKGLGVEAGLFHAEAAESWAASEVAPHCLRVMIELQPDEDTSTADALLDIVRSAGSPAPVLLHGLDESCWPLLEHAGLRRLQTRIGLEDTLLLPDGSPAPDNAALVAAAVDLLSR; encoded by the coding sequence ATGCCGACCCCACCCGTCTACGTCCAGGCCTGCCTCAACGGTGCCCGCACCCCCGATGCGCACCCCGGACTGCCCGTCACGCCCGAGCAGTTGGCGGCGGCTGCCGTCGCCGCCCACCGAGCCGGGGCGCAGTCGGTGCATCTGCATCCGAAGGGCGCCGACGGCGCCGATTCGCTGGACCCCGAGGTGGTCGGGGCGGCGGTGGCCGCGGTCCGCCACGCCGTACCCGGCCTGCCCCTCGGGGTGACGACCGGGTTCTGGGCCTTGCCCGACGCGCAGCGCAGACACCGTGCGGTGGACAGCTGGTCGGTGCTTCCCGACTTCGCCTCGCTCAACTGGCACGAGCCGGGATCGCCGGAGCTGGCCGAGCTGCTGCTGAGCAAGGGCCTCGGTGTCGAGGCGGGGCTCTTCCACGCCGAGGCCGCCGAGTCGTGGGCGGCCTCGGAGGTGGCGCCGCACTGCCTGCGGGTGATGATCGAACTGCAGCCCGACGAGGACACGTCGACCGCCGACGCGCTGCTCGACATCGTGCGCTCCGCCGGGTCACCCGCGCCGGTCCTGCTGCACGGCCTGGACGAAAGCTGTTGGCCGCTGCTGGAACACGCCGGGCTGCGCCGGCTGCAGACCCGCATCGGCCTGGAGGACACGCTGCTGCTACCCGACGGATCGCCCGCCCCGGACAACGCCGCGCTGGTGGCGGCCGCGGTCGACCTGCTCAGTCGCTGA
- a CDS encoding FadR/GntR family transcriptional regulator, translated as MRAHELVLHRIERDLAEGVLAVGDRLPGERVLAGDLAVSRSSVREAIRVLEAMGVVRTAVGSGPEAGAIVVADPISSIGAALRLHTATKHLPIADLVETRILLESWALREAADRRPRPDLTAVDGCLDAMDDATLGPEQFLRLDAAFHVAMSELAGNVVVAAMMAALRDSIHGYVLAGVPLLDDWPAVAATLRREHRAIVAAVRRGHGIRAGELVCAHIRGYVDLITPT; from the coding sequence ATGCGCGCACACGAGCTCGTCCTGCACCGCATCGAGAGGGACCTGGCCGAGGGCGTGCTGGCCGTCGGCGACCGGTTGCCGGGGGAACGGGTACTGGCCGGAGATCTGGCGGTCAGCCGCTCCTCGGTGCGCGAGGCCATCCGCGTCCTCGAGGCGATGGGCGTGGTGCGCACGGCGGTCGGATCGGGGCCCGAGGCCGGGGCGATCGTCGTCGCCGACCCGATCAGCTCCATCGGCGCCGCGCTGCGCCTGCACACGGCGACCAAGCACCTGCCCATCGCCGACCTGGTCGAGACCCGGATCCTGTTGGAGAGCTGGGCTTTACGCGAAGCCGCCGACCGCAGACCACGGCCGGATCTGACGGCCGTCGACGGATGCCTGGACGCGATGGACGACGCCACGCTGGGCCCCGAGCAGTTCCTGCGCCTGGACGCGGCCTTCCACGTCGCGATGTCCGAGCTCGCCGGCAACGTCGTCGTGGCGGCGATGATGGCCGCGCTGCGGGATTCGATCCACGGCTACGTGCTGGCCGGGGTGCCGCTGCTCGACGACTGGCCGGCAGTCGCGGCGACGCTGCGCCGCGAGCACCGCGCGATCGTGGCCGCGGTCCGCCGCGGCCACGGCATCAGGGCCGGCGAGCTGGTGTGCGCCCACATCCGCGGCTACGTGGACCTGATCACGCCGACCTGA
- a CDS encoding bifunctional aldolase/short-chain dehydrogenase → MNTTVTELIERSNRLGADPKNTNYAGGNTSAKGTETDPVTGDPVELLWVKGSGGDLGTLTEKGLAVLRLDRMRALVDVYPGVEREDEMVAAFDYCLHGRGGAAPSIDTAMHGLVDAAHVDHLHPDSGIAIATAADGEALTKQIFGDRVVWVPWRRPGFQLGLDIAEIKRSNPQAIGTILGGHGITAWGDTSAQAEAHSLEIIETAERYIAEHGRSAPFGAPLDGYGALPDPQRRTRAAALAPFLRGLVSTHKPQVGHFTDDPRVLEFLAGSEHSRLAALGTSCPDHFLRTKVKPLVLDLPADASIDDAKARLAELHDAYRADYRAYYERHATADSPAMRGADPAIVLIPGVGMFSYGKDKQTARVAGEFYLNAINVMRGAEAISTYAPIDEAEKFRIEYWALEEAKLQRMPKPKPLATRIALVTGAASGIGKAIATRLAAEGACVVIADLDAEKAEAAASEISQEIGNTDVAVGIAADVTDEAAVQAAIDATVLAFGGIDILVNNAGLSLSKSLLETTADDWDLQHNVMARGSFLVSKAAAKALIDQGLGGDIIYISSKNSVFAGPNNIAYSATKADQAHQVRLLAAELGEHGVKVNGINPDGVVRGSGIFAGGWGAKRAAVYGVPEEELGKYYAQRTLLKREVLPENVANAAFALCTSDFSHTTGLHVPVDAGVAAAFLR, encoded by the coding sequence GTGAACACCACCGTGACCGAACTGATCGAGCGCTCCAACCGGCTGGGCGCCGACCCGAAGAACACGAACTATGCCGGCGGCAACACCTCCGCCAAGGGCACCGAGACCGACCCCGTCACCGGTGATCCGGTGGAGTTGTTGTGGGTCAAGGGCTCCGGCGGCGACCTCGGCACGCTGACCGAGAAGGGCCTGGCCGTGCTGCGGCTGGACCGGATGCGCGCGCTCGTCGACGTGTACCCCGGCGTCGAGCGCGAGGACGAGATGGTCGCGGCGTTCGACTACTGCCTGCACGGCCGCGGTGGCGCCGCGCCGTCGATCGACACCGCCATGCACGGTCTGGTCGACGCCGCCCACGTCGACCACCTCCACCCCGATTCGGGCATCGCGATCGCGACCGCCGCCGACGGCGAGGCGCTGACCAAGCAGATCTTCGGCGACCGGGTGGTGTGGGTGCCGTGGCGGCGCCCCGGTTTCCAGCTGGGACTCGACATCGCCGAGATCAAACGGTCCAACCCGCAGGCCATCGGCACCATCCTCGGCGGGCACGGCATCACCGCGTGGGGTGACACGTCGGCGCAGGCCGAGGCGCACTCGCTGGAAATCATCGAGACGGCCGAACGTTACATCGCCGAACACGGCCGCAGCGCCCCGTTCGGCGCACCGCTGGACGGCTACGGTGCCCTGCCCGACCCGCAGCGCCGGACCAGGGCCGCCGCACTCGCCCCGTTCCTGCGTGGCCTGGTGTCCACGCACAAACCCCAGGTCGGCCACTTCACCGACGATCCGCGGGTGCTCGAATTCCTCGCCGGCAGTGAGCATTCGCGACTCGCCGCCCTCGGCACCAGCTGCCCCGACCACTTCCTGCGCACCAAGGTCAAACCGCTGGTGCTCGACCTGCCCGCCGACGCGTCGATCGACGACGCGAAAGCCCGGCTGGCCGAACTGCACGACGCCTACCGCGCCGACTACCGGGCGTACTACGAGCGGCACGCCACCGCCGACAGCCCGGCGATGCGCGGTGCCGACCCGGCGATCGTGCTGATCCCCGGCGTCGGGATGTTCAGCTACGGCAAGGACAAGCAGACCGCGCGGGTGGCCGGCGAGTTCTACCTCAACGCGATCAACGTCATGCGTGGTGCCGAGGCGATTTCCACCTATGCGCCGATCGACGAGGCCGAGAAGTTCCGCATCGAGTACTGGGCACTCGAAGAGGCAAAACTGCAGCGCATGCCCAAACCCAAACCGCTGGCCACCCGCATCGCGCTGGTGACCGGTGCGGCATCGGGCATCGGCAAGGCGATCGCGACGCGGCTGGCCGCCGAAGGTGCCTGCGTGGTGATCGCCGACCTGGACGCCGAGAAGGCTGAGGCCGCCGCATCCGAGATAAGCCAAGAGATCGGGAACACCGATGTGGCCGTGGGTATCGCCGCCGACGTCACCGACGAGGCGGCGGTTCAGGCCGCGATCGACGCCACCGTCCTGGCCTTCGGCGGCATCGACATCCTGGTGAACAACGCCGGGCTGTCCCTGTCGAAGTCGCTGCTGGAAACCACCGCCGACGACTGGGATCTGCAGCACAACGTGATGGCCCGCGGATCGTTCCTCGTGTCGAAGGCCGCGGCGAAGGCGCTGATCGACCAGGGCCTCGGCGGCGACATCATCTACATCTCGTCGAAGAACTCGGTGTTCGCCGGCCCGAACAACATCGCGTACTCGGCGACCAAGGCCGATCAGGCCCACCAGGTCCGATTGCTCGCCGCCGAACTCGGCGAACACGGCGTCAAGGTCAACGGCATCAACCCCGACGGCGTGGTCCGCGGATCGGGCATCTTCGCCGGCGGCTGGGGTGCGAAACGTGCCGCGGTCTACGGCGTTCCGGAAGAGGAACTCGGCAAGTACTACGCGCAGCGCACATTGCTCAAGCGGGAGGTGCTGCCGGAGAACGTCGCCAACGCCGCGTTCGCGCTGTGCACCTCGGATTTCTCGCACACCACCGGGTTGCATGTGCCGGTCGACGCGGGCGTCGCGGCGGCGTTTCTGCGATGA
- a CDS encoding MFS transporter, producing the protein MKVGARSTTGWKATISVAMSNYIEAGSIIAIATSLGFWQAEFGISNFGVGLLAALSANAFGAAIGAILGGPLCDRFGRKAIYTYDLLVYMAGVLVAACAVNFTMLLIAFIVTGIAVGAGVPASWTYIAEQAPSVQRAKHVGTAQLAWSTGPLIGFALAAALAPLGLLGSRLIFAHLFVVAAIVWWVRQGLEESQIWQDEGKHESAQVASAVGVRGLRGLFSRRVNITALLFLGGIYLFWNTVAGQAGIFMPRVYDTAGLHSAVQQNLLQVLVWGCTVAATYFGFMGLADRMSQRLLYVIGAALGIVGWIVLVAFTDNGVPTMLIFAVLWGVSSGIGAQAFYSLWTSELFATPYRASAQGVMFFVVRTATGLLSYFFPTMLAVTGLTGVGLLLVGLLTVALVIGAVWAPQTRGKTLKQIEAERYGAPVAPGAVEKAAVTP; encoded by the coding sequence GTGAAAGTAGGAGCGCGCTCCACCACAGGCTGGAAGGCGACGATCTCCGTCGCGATGTCGAACTACATCGAGGCAGGGTCGATCATCGCGATCGCCACCAGCCTGGGTTTCTGGCAGGCCGAATTCGGCATCAGCAACTTCGGTGTCGGTCTGCTTGCGGCATTGAGCGCCAACGCCTTCGGCGCCGCGATCGGTGCGATCCTGGGCGGCCCGCTGTGTGACCGGTTCGGACGCAAGGCGATCTACACCTACGATCTGCTGGTCTACATGGCCGGTGTGCTGGTGGCCGCATGCGCGGTGAACTTCACCATGCTGCTGATCGCGTTCATCGTCACCGGCATCGCCGTCGGTGCCGGGGTGCCCGCCTCGTGGACCTACATCGCCGAGCAGGCGCCGTCGGTGCAGCGGGCCAAACACGTCGGCACCGCGCAGCTGGCATGGTCGACCGGGCCGCTGATCGGGTTCGCGCTCGCCGCCGCGCTCGCCCCGCTCGGACTGCTCGGCTCGCGGTTGATCTTCGCCCACCTGTTCGTGGTCGCGGCGATCGTGTGGTGGGTGCGGCAGGGCCTCGAGGAATCGCAGATCTGGCAGGACGAGGGCAAACACGAGTCGGCGCAGGTCGCCTCGGCCGTCGGAGTCCGCGGCCTGCGCGGACTGTTCTCGCGCAGGGTCAACATCACCGCGTTGCTCTTCCTCGGCGGCATCTACCTGTTCTGGAACACCGTCGCCGGACAGGCCGGCATCTTCATGCCGCGGGTGTACGACACCGCCGGGCTGCACAGCGCCGTTCAGCAGAACCTGCTGCAGGTGCTGGTCTGGGGCTGCACGGTGGCCGCCACGTACTTCGGATTCATGGGGCTCGCCGACCGGATGTCGCAGCGGCTGCTCTACGTCATCGGTGCGGCGCTCGGCATCGTCGGGTGGATCGTGCTGGTCGCGTTCACCGACAACGGCGTCCCGACCATGCTGATCTTCGCGGTGCTCTGGGGTGTCTCCAGCGGTATCGGCGCGCAGGCCTTCTACAGCCTGTGGACCAGTGAACTGTTCGCCACGCCGTACCGCGCCAGCGCGCAGGGCGTGATGTTCTTCGTGGTGCGGACCGCCACCGGCCTGCTGTCCTACTTCTTCCCGACAATGCTCGCCGTCACCGGGCTCACCGGAGTGGGTCTGCTGCTCGTCGGCCTGCTCACCGTCGCCCTGGTCATCGGTGCGGTGTGGGCGCCGCAGACCCGGGGTAAGACCCTCAAACAGATCGAAGCCGAACGCTACGGCGCACCCGTGGCACCGGGTGCCGTCGAGAAAGCAGCTGTCACACCATGA